Proteins encoded together in one Chryseobacterium sp. G0201 window:
- a CDS encoding 3-phosphoshikimate 1-carboxyvinyltransferase: MKKLEKSKLTGNKTVQISGSKSISNRLLILESLFKNIKIGNLSNSQDTQLLKKALSETTETVDIHHAGTAMRFLTSYYSIAEGKTTILTGSKRMKERPIKNLVSALQDLGVEIEYMENEGFPPLKITGKKITQTQVNVPSNISSQFITSLLLIAGKLENGLEINLVGEVTSRSYIEMTLDILTKFGIKNSFIGNIIKVESFINDHSSVINYEVESDWSSASYFYSICALGRETIHLKSFYKESTQGDSAIAKIYEEFFGIKTIFSEDEHKLTLQPDPNFSFPEKIILDMNNCPDIAQTLCVTAAALKIPFEISGLGTLKVKETDRLLALHIELKKLGTETEITDLTIKSISFDEPQENISIKTYQDHRMAMSFAPFCLIKELNIEEEDVVEKSYPMFWEDLETILIKN; encoded by the coding sequence ATGAAGAAGCTAGAAAAATCAAAATTAACAGGAAATAAAACAGTACAAATCAGCGGTTCGAAAAGTATTTCGAATCGTTTGTTGATTTTGGAAAGTCTGTTTAAAAATATAAAAATCGGGAATTTATCCAATTCTCAGGACACGCAATTGCTGAAAAAAGCACTGTCTGAAACTACTGAAACTGTAGACATTCACCATGCAGGAACAGCCATGCGTTTTCTTACCTCTTATTATTCTATTGCCGAAGGAAAAACAACTATTCTTACGGGTTCAAAAAGAATGAAAGAAAGGCCTATCAAGAATTTGGTAAGCGCTCTTCAGGATCTTGGAGTGGAAATTGAGTACATGGAAAATGAAGGTTTTCCGCCTTTAAAAATTACAGGAAAAAAGATCACTCAAACTCAGGTTAATGTTCCGTCCAATATTTCAAGTCAATTTATCACTTCTCTTTTGCTTATCGCAGGAAAATTAGAAAACGGATTAGAAATTAACCTTGTAGGCGAAGTTACTTCAAGGTCTTATATTGAAATGACGTTGGATATTTTAACAAAATTCGGAATTAAAAATAGCTTTATTGGCAATATAATAAAGGTCGAATCATTCATCAATGATCATTCATCAGTTATTAATTATGAAGTCGAAAGCGACTGGAGCTCTGCGTCTTACTTCTACTCTATCTGCGCGTTGGGAAGAGAAACTATTCACCTGAAAAGTTTTTACAAAGAATCAACTCAGGGAGATTCTGCGATTGCAAAAATCTATGAAGAGTTTTTTGGAATTAAAACGATTTTCTCAGAAGATGAACACAAATTGACTCTTCAACCAGATCCTAATTTTTCATTTCCAGAAAAGATTATTTTGGATATGAATAATTGTCCGGACATCGCACAAACTCTTTGCGTAACGGCTGCAGCTTTGAAAATTCCATTTGAGATTTCAGGGTTGGGAACTTTAAAAGTAAAAGAAACCGATCGACTTTTAGCTTTACACATCGAATTGAAAAAGCTGGGAACAGAAACTGAAATTACAGATTTAACCATCAAATCAATCAGCTTCGATGAGCCGCAAGAAAATATTTCTATTAAAACGTACCAAGATCACAGAATGGCTATGAGTTTTGCACCATTTTGTTTGATTAAAGAATTAAATATTGAAGAGGAAGATGTTGTGGAAAAATCTTATCCAATGTTTTGGGAGGATTTAGAAACTATTTTAATTAAAAATTAA
- a CDS encoding RNA polymerase sigma factor, which produces MTQETFKNTVFILKNEMYRFAKRFVMSSDEAEDVVQDLMIKFWQKKEELAQFGNLKSYALKAVRNECLNRLKHHDVRQGFADLQLHRSELYSMEVNNLKEHIVGFINQLPEKQKMVIHLKDVEEYEVSEISEMLEMEENAVRVNLMRARQKVKEQISQLMNYEQRQISR; this is translated from the coding sequence ATGACCCAAGAAACTTTTAAGAATACGGTATTCATTCTCAAAAATGAGATGTATCGCTTTGCGAAAAGATTCGTTATGAGTAGTGATGAGGCAGAAGATGTGGTTCAGGATCTTATGATTAAGTTCTGGCAGAAAAAAGAGGAGCTGGCGCAGTTTGGAAATTTAAAATCCTATGCATTGAAGGCTGTCCGGAACGAGTGTTTGAACAGACTCAAGCATCACGACGTAAGGCAGGGTTTTGCAGATCTGCAATTACATCGATCGGAGCTTTACAGTATGGAAGTCAATAATTTAAAAGAACACATTGTAGGTTTTATAAATCAGCTTCCGGAGAAACAAAAAATGGTGATCCATTTGAAAGATGTAGAAGAGTATGAAGTTTCTGAAATTTCTGAAATGCTGGAAATGGAAGAAAACGCGGTAAGAGTAAATCTTATGAGAGCAAGACAAAAAGTAAAAGAACAAATCTCACAACTGATGAATTATGAACAACGACAAATTTCAAGATAA
- a CDS encoding nucleotide pyrophosphohydrolase, with product MEITNLQQQVDEWIKTNGVRYFNELTNMAMLTEEVGEVARIIARRYGEQSEKESDKSKDLGEELADVLFVTLCLANQTGVNLQEAFDKKMKIKTDRDKDRHQNNEKLK from the coding sequence ATGGAAATTACAAATCTACAGCAGCAAGTTGACGAATGGATAAAGACAAACGGTGTCCGTTATTTCAATGAACTGACCAACATGGCAATGCTGACCGAAGAAGTCGGTGAAGTTGCCCGAATTATCGCCAGAAGATATGGCGAGCAAAGTGAAAAAGAAAGCGATAAAAGCAAAGATCTTGGAGAGGAATTAGCAGATGTATTGTTTGTAACTTTATGTCTTGCCAACCAAACAGGAGTTAATCTGCAGGAAGCTTTCGATAAAAAAATGAAGATAAAAACTGATCGCGATAAAGACCGTCATCAGAATAATGAAAAATTAAAATAG
- a CDS encoding DUF4252 domain-containing protein: MKKILIIFAFAFSHFYNVYGQGDKFDKLFEKYQEVEGVTSIKIAKPMFGMLSSLNIDDAQLDQIKPLLAKINGLKVLITENPEKANSPEGRIVQNNLTELKKDVSSYLKSLNYSEIMSVNNSGAKIKFLSSEAKDGILDDLLLSINSDSGENILVMLDGKLSMDDVNKIINSSETKSNTISHTRNTQTSDNNPSYLNGEARNVGEFSGINVSTGVNVVYKQESPTNIKVIADADKLQYVITKVENGILKVYIDNKGVKNLRFKNLSVNVSSPRMSEIKTSSGANFSTVNSVNEKNLAIDASSGSTIKGKFNVSNTTNVEATSGSNIKADVNSENFELKASSGSDTSFEGEVAAAVFDISSGALCKAENLRSSSAVVESTSGGSLSVNVTTTLKVKASSGGLVKYKGNPKIDSNISKMSGGSLKPIN; this comes from the coding sequence ATGAAAAAAATATTGATAATATTCGCATTTGCTTTTTCCCATTTCTATAATGTTTATGGGCAAGGAGACAAATTTGATAAACTTTTTGAAAAATATCAGGAGGTAGAAGGTGTAACTTCTATCAAGATAGCAAAACCAATGTTTGGAATGCTTAGCAGTCTTAATATTGACGACGCTCAGCTGGATCAGATCAAGCCGTTACTGGCAAAGATCAACGGATTAAAAGTTCTAATCACAGAAAATCCGGAAAAAGCCAACAGTCCGGAAGGCAGAATAGTTCAGAACAATCTTACAGAATTAAAGAAAGACGTTTCTTCTTATCTTAAAAGTTTGAATTACAGCGAAATTATGTCTGTAAATAATTCCGGAGCGAAAATAAAGTTCCTCTCTTCGGAAGCCAAAGACGGAATTTTAGATGATCTTTTATTAAGTATCAACAGCGACAGCGGAGAAAATATTCTTGTCATGCTTGACGGGAAACTTTCTATGGATGATGTCAACAAGATCATTAATTCGAGCGAGACAAAATCAAATACGATAAGTCACACAAGAAATACGCAGACTTCGGATAATAATCCGTCTTATTTGAATGGTGAAGCCAGAAATGTAGGAGAATTTTCAGGAATTAATGTAAGCACAGGTGTAAATGTGGTTTACAAACAGGAAAGTCCTACCAACATCAAAGTCATTGCGGATGCTGATAAACTTCAATACGTTATTACAAAAGTTGAAAACGGTATTCTGAAAGTGTACATTGATAATAAAGGAGTGAAAAACTTAAGGTTTAAAAATTTAAGCGTTAACGTTTCTTCTCCGAGAATGAGTGAGATCAAAACTTCTTCAGGCGCCAATTTCTCAACAGTAAATTCTGTGAATGAAAAAAATCTTGCAATTGATGCTTCCTCAGGATCTACGATTAAAGGAAAATTCAATGTATCCAATACAACGAATGTTGAAGCGACTTCAGGATCAAATATTAAAGCTGATGTTAATTCGGAGAATTTTGAATTGAAAGCTTCAAGTGGTTCCGACACCAGTTTTGAAGGAGAAGTTGCGGCAGCAGTATTTGATATCAGCAGTGGAGCGCTTTGTAAAGCAGAGAATCTAAGATCAAGCAGTGCAGTAGTAGAGTCTACATCAGGCGGAAGTCTTTCTGTAAATGTTACAACCACATTGAAGGTAAAAGCATCTTCCGGAGGTCTTGTAAAGTATAAAGGAAATCCTAAAATTGACTCCAATATCAGTAAAATGTCCGGCGGAAGCTTAAAACCGATTAACTAA
- a CDS encoding GlmU family protein — protein MQLVFSDAQYWEDFLPLTFTRPVAEMRCGILTFSERWQKVLENTEISYFTENYLQQKFKNPEEKESLFLVTNFLPTENVIQQIKELKQGEALVYEDELVAAKINMKDFSLHQIEKMTDIKEELIFFKKPTDLFTYNDKAIDFDFELLTKGKTSQELSSTNGFLGDKKDLFIEEGAQVEFSTINTKTGKIYIGKNAEVMEGCNLRGPITLGENSKFHLGSKIYGATTIGPHCKVGGEVNNIIIFGYSSKGHDGFIGNSVIGEWCNFGADTNSSNLKNNYGHVKLWNYRTKAFEDTGLQFAGLIMGDHSKTAINTQLNTGTVIGVASNIFKEGFPPNLVENFSWGGFKGDEKFKLDKAYEVAEKAMARRKVPLTDDDKAILKYVFETY, from the coding sequence ATGCAATTAGTATTTTCAGATGCACAATATTGGGAAGATTTTCTTCCGCTTACTTTTACCCGTCCCGTTGCCGAAATGCGATGTGGAATTCTTACTTTCTCCGAAAGATGGCAGAAAGTTTTAGAAAATACAGAAATTTCTTATTTCACCGAAAATTATTTACAGCAAAAATTTAAAAATCCGGAAGAAAAAGAAAGTCTTTTTTTAGTCACTAATTTTTTGCCTACTGAAAATGTTATTCAACAAATTAAAGAACTGAAACAAGGTGAAGCTTTAGTTTATGAAGACGAATTAGTCGCAGCAAAGATCAATATGAAAGATTTTTCGCTTCATCAGATCGAAAAAATGACAGATATTAAAGAAGAACTGATTTTCTTTAAAAAACCAACAGACCTTTTTACTTATAATGATAAAGCAATTGATTTTGATTTTGAATTATTAACTAAAGGAAAAACTTCTCAAGAGCTTTCTTCAACCAACGGATTTTTGGGTGATAAGAAAGACTTATTCATAGAAGAAGGAGCGCAAGTTGAGTTTTCAACGATCAATACAAAAACCGGAAAGATCTATATCGGCAAAAATGCTGAGGTAATGGAAGGTTGTAATCTTCGTGGTCCAATCACGCTTGGAGAAAATTCTAAATTCCATTTAGGTTCTAAAATTTATGGCGCAACAACGATCGGTCCCCACTGTAAAGTTGGTGGAGAAGTTAATAACATCATTATTTTTGGATATTCGAGTAAAGGTCATGACGGTTTCATTGGAAATTCGGTAATCGGTGAGTGGTGTAATTTCGGTGCAGATACCAATTCTTCCAACCTTAAAAATAATTATGGACACGTAAAACTTTGGAACTACAGAACCAAAGCTTTTGAAGATACAGGATTGCAATTTGCAGGTTTAATTATGGGTGACCATTCTAAAACAGCGATTAATACTCAATTAAATACAGGAACTGTTATAGGTGTTGCTTCTAATATTTTCAAAGAAGGCTTTCCTCCCAATCTTGTAGAGAATTTTTCTTGGGGCGGATTTAAAGGCGATGAAAAATTTAAATTAGATAAAGCCTACGAAGTTGCAGAAAAAGCAATGGCGAGACGAAAAGTGCCTTTAACAGATGATGATAAGGCTATTTTGAAATATGTTTTTGAAACATATTAA
- a CDS encoding type B 50S ribosomal protein L31, whose amino-acid sequence MKNGIHPENYRLVVFKDMSNDEVFLCKSTAETKDTIEYEGQEYPLIKMEISSTSHPFYTGKVKLVDTAGRVDKFMNKYKKFSK is encoded by the coding sequence ATGAAAAACGGAATTCACCCAGAAAATTATAGACTTGTTGTTTTCAAAGATATGAGTAACGACGAGGTGTTTCTTTGCAAATCTACTGCAGAGACAAAAGATACTATCGAGTATGAAGGACAAGAGTACCCATTGATCAAAATGGAAATCTCTTCTACTTCTCACCCTTTCTACACAGGAAAAGTGAAGTTGGTTGATACTGCAGGTAGAGTAGACAAGTTCATGAACAAGTACAAAAAATTCTCTAAGTAA
- a CDS encoding SDR family oxidoreductase, whose protein sequence is MNNVKTIIITGTSSGIGFVLAEYFGKKGHKVYGLSRKHTESQYFKSIPTDVTDNNAVQNAIAEVLKTETRIDVLINNAGMGMVGAVEDSTKEDILKLFNLNLVGAVQMMTAVMPKMRENKFGQIINVSSIGSEMGLPFRGFYSASKSALDKVTEAMRYEVYPWNVNVCSLHLGDIKTNIAENRVKTKVSQPYATVFDKVYALMNSHVGHGTEPLEVAEYVENLLGKNKWKAHYYFGKFGQKIGVPLKWILPQGTYENLMKKYNKLD, encoded by the coding sequence ATGAATAACGTAAAAACTATAATCATCACAGGAACCTCATCAGGAATCGGTTTCGTTTTAGCCGAATATTTTGGAAAAAAAGGTCATAAAGTCTACGGTTTAAGCCGAAAACATACGGAAAGTCAATATTTCAAATCAATTCCAACTGATGTTACGGATAACAACGCCGTTCAAAATGCCATCGCAGAAGTGTTGAAAACTGAAACAAGAATTGACGTTTTGATCAACAATGCAGGAATGGGAATGGTTGGTGCTGTGGAAGATTCTACAAAAGAAGATATTTTAAAATTATTTAATTTAAATCTTGTCGGAGCGGTACAAATGATGACTGCCGTTATGCCGAAAATGCGTGAAAACAAATTCGGACAGATCATCAATGTTTCCAGCATTGGAAGTGAAATGGGACTGCCTTTCCGTGGATTTTATTCTGCTTCAAAATCTGCTTTAGACAAAGTAACAGAAGCTATGAGATATGAAGTTTATCCTTGGAATGTCAATGTTTGTTCGCTTCATTTAGGCGATATCAAAACCAATATTGCAGAAAACAGAGTGAAAACAAAAGTTTCTCAGCCTTACGCAACTGTCTTTGATAAAGTTTATGCTCTAATGAACTCTCACGTAGGCCACGGAACCGAACCTTTGGAAGTTGCAGAATACGTTGAAAATCTTTTAGGAAAAAATAAATGGAAAGCTCATTATTATTTTGGTAAATTCGGGCAGAAAATTGGAGTTCCGTTGAAATGGATACTTCCTCAGGGAACTTATGAGAATTTAATGAAGAAATATAATAAACTGGACTAG